A single region of the Xenopus laevis strain J_2021 chromosome 4L, Xenopus_laevis_v10.1, whole genome shotgun sequence genome encodes:
- the LOC121403028 gene encoding uncharacterized protein LOC121403028 gives MMSSANMHKSKPRRISKEVHKMIEDMAHTGMTVPAIHQKLQTLGITASRQTVRYHASGKAKTGCNRPTTTNNTVYRQTMSLVEEITKENDETTARQIKVFLATKYQQHLSLSTIRRMRRKLGWRYGKVRYSPMIRDVNKEKRVIQAQQWLNSGETFNDVIFTDETSVALERFARFAFNRKDHLSIKPRPKHPVKVHVWGGISRKGAGPLVIFEGIMDKAFFIENIVDSSLVPYIQQHWPSGHRLFQDNDPKHSAAASHLELRGIRWERTPPESPDFNAIEMIWANLKYHIRTVYKPKTKEELINGIRDYWLNVLSVDLCNKCIDHLANVLPVAIERGGQATGM, from the exons ATGATGAGCAGCGCCAATATGCACAAATCCAAGCCTAGGCGGATAAGCAAAGAGGTGCACAAAATGATAGAAGACATGGCACATACTGGAATGACTGTTCCTGCTATTCACCAAAAATTACAGACTTTAGGGATCACTGCATCAAGACAAACTGTGCGTTATCATGCCAGTGGCAAGGCAAAAACAGGCTGCAACAGGCCAACTACGACAAATAA tacagtatacagacaaACGATGTCTCTTGTGGAGGAAATAACAAAGGAAAATGATGAAACCACTGCCAGACAAATCAAAGTTTTCCTTGCTACAAAATATCAACAACACCTTTCACTTTCTACAATTCGGCGGATGCGTCGCAAGCTTGGTTGGAGATATGGAAAAGTCAG aTACTCTCCAATGATACGCGATGTAAACAAAGAGAAGAGGGTGATTCAGGCTCAGCAGTGGCTCAATTCTGGTGAAACatttaatgatgtcatttttacaGATGAAACTTCTGTAGCTTTGGAGCGATTTGCCAGATTTGCCTTCAATAGAAAAGACCATCTGTCCATTAAGCCACGACCAAAGCATCCAGTAAAAGTTCATGTCTGGGGGGGCATTTCTCGGAAAGGTGCAGGACCACTTGTTATATTTGAAGGTATAATGGATAAAGCATTCTTTATTGAAAATATTGTGGACAGTTCATTAGTCCCATACATCCAGCAACATTGGCCTTCCGGCCACAGACTGTTCCAGGACAATGACCCCAAGCACTCTGCTGCTGCCTCCCACTTGGAGCTGCGGGGCATAAGATGGGAGAGAACACCCCCAGAGTCTCCTGATTTTAATGCTATAGAAATGATATGGGCAAACTTAAAGTATCATATAAGGACAGTGTATAAGCCTAAAACAAAAGAGGAACTAATAAATGGAATACGGGATTACTGGCTAAATGTTTTAAGTGTGGACTTATGCAATAAATGCATCGATCATTTAGCAAACGTCCTGCCTGTTGCTATAGAGAGAGGAGGACAGGCTACAGGGATGTAA